AACATCTAACATTCTCATGAAAAAGTTCaataactaaatgaaaatgtatcaaaattctaaaaatcatattgaacaatATGAAAAGTTTAGCAGGTCCTTAAAAGGTTAAAGGGAAACATTACATACCTTCGGATGGACTATATTTagcaaattaaattttcaaaaatacattGCATATCAAGTCTAGGGTAGAAATCGTTTGTGTCATGTTCCAATCTAATGATATCTAAAATATCTccctcccctctttctctctgcacttttttttttaaatttaaaagtgGGAAAAAGGGAAGGTGGCAATTGGCTTCCTCAATCAATGAAAGATCTCAGCAGTGGGTGACGTGGCGGCTTCCTCATCGCTACCGAACTATCCAACCCTCGCTTTTGCTGGCCtcgctttttttttctctgcacACCCCCTCGACCTCCCTCCACGTCACCCGCCCTCCTATCTGCTCCCCCGTGCGCACTGCGCACCCCCAGCTCGATCCCCGCTCGTCTCCGCGATCCGACGGCCCTCGTCGCCTCCCGATGTCGGCGCACGTTAGCCTCCGCCACCGgcctgttcttttttttttttggttaattcaaGAAATGCACGCTTtttcagagagagaaagagatatcAGCGGAgataatttctctctctctctctctcttgtctgCTCGTCGCCTGCCTCCTCTGCGAAAAGACCCaaaagtctctctctcccgGCTGCGCTAACTTGCGCcgcggcccctccggcgatcgTCGATCAGCCTCCGATCTCCGATCTCCGGGCGGCTCCGGGATTGAGCCGCAGCCGCCGTCGGAGTTCCGCTTCGGagttttttctctctctgtaGATTCGAGCTCGTTTCCGGCGACGCCGCGCTCCCGAACAGCTGTCGAGCTGGTCGGAGCTTAGCTGCTCGTCGGCGTTGCTGTGGATTTTGCTTTTTGTCGCTACTTTTGGTTACTGATGTGTGTATGAACTGACAGTAGGTGTTGGATTTCGGCATGTTCGATGAGGGATTTTCCGTGAGTAGATTCGTGGGAGATGTTGTGCGAACCAGAGTGTCGAGGACTATAACCCTAAGTTTAGTTTCGGTCGGGGCTGTGCGGAGGAGAGTTTCCATGGAAGTCCTTTAGCATCGCCCGAGGTTTTTTCGGCCTTGTCCTCTGTTGTCCCCCTGAGTGAAACGAGGAAGCGTTTTTCGGGTTAGCCAGCGAGAGAGCCTCTTAGCTGGAGCTATGGATTGTTTGGAACTGAATCTGAACAAAGAGATTGGTGATGGCGCCTCCGGCagtggcggcggtggcgttgGGGGAAGTGTTGGGAAGAATGCTAATAAGAGTGGTGGTGGGGAAGGATTCATTGACAGGAGCAAAGTGAGGATCTTGTTGTGCGATAACGACACGAAGAGTTCGGAAGAGGTCCTTACGCTTCTTTTGAAATGCTCTTATCAGGGTATAActgttattttgttatttgtcatttttaacagcactttttctttttcttttcgcaTTAGCTTTGGTGCTTTCTTTAGGGCCATAATTGTCGGTCATTTGGTTGATTTGAAATGCTTAACATTTGCGATTGCTTGCTTTATGTTAAagttttccatttcttcacGGAGAAGTGGTTTGAGAGGCTGTGGTAACAAAGTATGTTGGAAATTCAGAGCTTATTCATTCTCATATTATGTGCTGCTCAGGTGTGAGCTAATTTGAGGAGaatatttgtcaaatatgaGGTGGAAATATGTCTAAATTGTGCTAGAAAGCATAGAGTAAAGCATCAAGTGTACCAAATTTGCCAAGTATGGATGAACAAAGATAGAGACCACTCAGAAAGCTTAAATTTAGAGTGTGCTGCTTACGGAGAATGGAATGTTAGCGATGTCCATTCTTGTTGTCAGGGATATGAGAGGAACTTCCAACTTGAGAATCTACAAGTGCAATGTCATAAAATTGATTTGTGAGAGAATGAAAAGCAATAGCATATGGTCTTTAAAATGGCAAGAGTATTTTTCTCCTCTATTCGATGGACAAATGCTTGGTAACTGTTTAATTAGCTTGACTATTGTCCAGCTGATAAAGCTAGAGAACATTAATAGGAAGTGATCTTCTGTTTAATACTGTATTGCTTAACTTCAACTGATTTCTTCTTTGATTAAACTCCTTCTCATTTCCACTCCGTTGGACTTGGGATGGGGTGCTGATTGTACTTTTGAAGGGGAAGAGATAATTGTcacctctccctccctccctccctccctccctctctctctgtgttttaGTAACATACTAGTATTTCCATTGTCAAATTAAGTGAGTCTCTAAATATGTGCTATACTAGGCTTTTGGTAGATCCTTTATTTCAAATTGAGGCCCATATTTGTTTGCATTTGTTTTGCAGTGACTGCTGTAAGATCCGCTAGACAGGTCATTGATGCTTTAAATGCTGAAGGGCCTGATATAGACATTATTCTAGCTGAAGTTGACATGCCCATGAACAAAGGCATGAAGATGTTAAAATATATTACAAGAGATAAAGAATTGAGGCGGATTCCCATCATCAGTAAGTTCATCATCGCCCGTTAGCTGCCAACGTTACCTGGTTGCAACACTTCCCTCCTCATCTTTCTAAGTTTAAGCAAATAGAGACATCTAGTTTTAGTTAACCTTCATCAAATGCATTTTAATATCGGAATCATTTGGAAACTAGTTGCCTCCACCAGCACTGGTGGATggtttttcattcattcaatgTTATCGATATGTAGTTTCTTTCTGAATAAACAGGCATGGCTAATACTCTTGATTGTCAGTCCTCCTGGATGATGTTATGAGTTTTTTTAGaggggattagggttttttgAGGAAGAGTCCCTGGACAAAATATATGCGTTAGTTGCTTCCAAACTTATGATAGATGTAGATCCAATACTATCAATACTAAttattctattatttctttttggctttaATAAGTGATGTCAGCACAGGATGAGGTCTCAATTGTTGTCAAATGCTTGAGATTGGGAGCAGCGGACTATCTTGTGAAGCCATTGCGCACCAATGAGTTGTTGAACTTGTGGACTCACATGTGGAGAAGGCGACGCATGGTCAGTTTTGTGTGACCATGCTAATTTCCTTTCCATACTTACGACGAAGAATTATTTGATATTTGCTGAGTGGAAGTGCCATAGTGAATTAATCAAACCAACTACAGTGTTCAGATATGAGTTTGAAGTTTGTATGAGCTAGTTTAGACCATGATCTAAGCTGCTGGAGGCAGCTTTTTGAATGAAGTTTTCTTGCTTCAGGACCTGATAATTTGAGTGACATATTACACTTTACATGGTCTTTACATATTTAAATGGTAGTGCCCCTGTCCTTCAGGACACTTTTTCATGTCTATCCAACTACCTAGTCTTTGCTAATTTAATGAGTGCATTTGTATTGGAATTTTCCAATTACAATAGTCTTGAGCTTGGAATCTGCAAAGCAGCAGTTTTTAATGTTTTACTtcactctgtttttttttttttttggcagctTGGACTGGTAGAGAAGAACATTTTGAGCTATGACTTTGATCTGATTGGTTCCGACCCTAgtgataataatacaaatagtACTACTTTGCTTTCTGATGATACTGATGATAAGTCCCGGAAGAATGCCAATCCTGAGATTGGGCTGTCTGCAACTCATGAAGACGAGGTGAGTATTACATAGAGTGTTGAGGTTCTTTGTTCCACTTACTGGAATGGATCAATTGTGGTGAAATTTTCTACCACTCTTTTCTGTGGAGCTGTGGGCATTCTGTTTTCCTGATAATATCAGGTCGTGAGAAATTTGAAATAAGGTTGTTTCATCTAATTAATTCATAGAGGCAGTTAGCTAAGTGGTGCGACAGCTAGCTGAAATGAAGAAACTGTTTGTACATACATGGACTGGATTAAGGTTGCTCCCAGGGAAAAACTAATGAAGAAGTGGGATCTATGAAGGATCTATTCTATCCTCTAAAATTTGGTTAATCTTGATGAGATTGTTGGGATGGCAAAATCtatgaagaaattgatttctcttttcattctGCCAAATTATGGTAAACTCATAAATTCACTACTCATATCCCAAAACTTGTGATGTACTAGTTCAGAATTATGATATTTCTGATTTCATCTTGTCAGTCTGGTGCTGTTGCTGAGCCCCCACTTAAAGGTGCAGTAAATTGTCGCCCTGATGTGCCAGGAATCAGTGATCGTCGAACCGGTGAGCATgctttaatttgtattatattgTCTCTTGTAGCATGCATAGAGTCAGCCTGAGTGCTGTCATGTGCATCACATCTTTTGCAGCATTTTTTATGCTTTCCTGATGATATATCCTCATCAGTAGAATGAAGAATCAATTGTCTCTTTGTTTATTACTATTCCTATCACTATCACTATGTCTGTAATCCTGGAATTTGTTGTTGTGCAGGACCATGTTCCTCTGGTCCTAAGAAGAGTGAACTAAAAGTTGGAGAGTCGTCTGCCTTCTTTACATACGTCAAATCGACAATTGTCAAGAATACTCCTTCAACAGCTGAACAAGTTGATGGTTGTGCTTCTGTAAATTATCGGATGGAAGAGAAGAATCAGGCGGAGGATGAGCAGGCAGTTTATGATCCTCAAGCACATGAAAATGGAGAGGTCTGGGAGAAATCTTCCCTAGGAGATGAATTTCCAAGTGGGAGTAGTGTTCCAGATTCTGTGTCTTTGGAACGGTCCTGTACGCCGCCAGGGTCAGCTGACTTTCCTCAACAAAGGAATTTCATGGAAGAACGGGCACCTCAGATGCCTATACATGCGACAAATGAGCCTTCGTGTTGACCTCCCTGGATTGCCTGCGCAAAGCACATATCCATACTATGTGCCCGGAGTTGTTAATCCAGTTATGGTGCATTCATCAGCACAAGCGTACCAGAATAATCTGCATGACTTGCAAAACCATCCTACTTCAGCCATGTTGCCCCAGTACAGTCATCTTCCTCATTTTCCCACCCATGTAAATGGGATGGCGTCATTTCCCTATTACCCAGTTGGCTTATGCTTACAACAAGGTCTCATGTCTTCACCTCATTCATGGCCATCCTTTGGAGGTTCATCTATATCTGAAGCAAAAACGAATAAAGTAGATAGGCGAGAGGCAGCCCTACTCAAGTTTAGGCAGAAAAGGAAAGAGCGGTGCTTTGACAAGAAGATTAGGTATGTTAACAGGAAACGACTTGCCGAAAGGAGGCCCCGAGTGCGCGGCCAATTTGTGAGGAAAGTAAATGGTGTAAATGTGGATTTAAATGGCCAGCCTGAGTCTGCTGATTATGACGAGGATGAAGCAGAGTATGAGGATGAGGATCTGGCTTCGAGGGGTTCCACTCCCGATGCTGAAATTTCTGGAACATGAAGGTCATTTTTATCTGCTGAACCCATGAGGATACGAAAGCTGAGTTGCTTGCATCTCAATTCGGCAAAGATCATATGCAGCATCAGCTCTGATTATGGATGCCAATATCAGATTTCGGCACGGGAAAGGTGACGCAGATTGCACGAAAGCAGCTCACCGCTGTGTTCGTCTTCCAATCCAGGCCTGAACTGTGCACCGTGGGAGCTTCGTCCTTGGCCTTAATTATTCATCAAACAAAATGATGCCACGTGATATCGGTTCCCCATTTGATCTTTTCGTAGTTTGTTGGAACAGATACGTTAAAGTTTTGGTTTCCGCTTGCACAATTCGGAAGCTGGAAGCAAATATTTTTCAGATGAAAAGAAACTCCTATCCAGTTGTGCCGATTTGGGAACCAAGTCCAGCCGGTTTCTTTCCTGTGGGATTTGTAATTTGCTGCAAATTGACATGATTTCGATGGTGTTTTTAACTTTGATCTATCAAATTGAATTAACATTGGATTTTCCGTGTTATCAGGGGAGTGAATTTTTCCTTGTTcgacaccactaaacatcatgaACTCGAGCTGCAATTCTTATGCTATACAGTGTGGATCAACAGATTCAAAAGTAGGGTACGGAACAAAAGACATACTAAAGTAGAGTGCGATAGATAATGAGAAAAGACCTTAGGCCAGGAAAAATGGAGTCTGCAGTGTGCATAAACTGACAGAAGCTTGTGACTATTTGCACTTTTAAGTAAGGAAAAGGTCGGCAAAATGGTGATGATTACACAAATAAAGACTCAGCTCAGCAAAAACATACACCATCATGCTCTAAGAAGACAAAAAATTTGCAAGTATTAGCAACATTCACACCATGGAAAAGCCATCAACAATTGAGCAGATAGGGACGTGTCTCCACCACGCGATGACATCAACGCAGCTTAAAATAAAGGATCAGAATAATGGCAGCGACGAGGGCCGCAATGATGGAGCCAATGATCCACTTGTTCCTGCTCATCCTTCTTGACATGGCAGTCAAAATCTTTTTACTCTTGCCGATATTTTCATCCACCCCATGAAGCTGTAAACCAAAGAACTAACATCAATAAATGTCTTCCTACAACGAATTTTAACAAACTGACACGCCCTGAACAGAAACCTATTTGTCCGACAAAGTACACAAAGGGTTCACATGCAGCAACAATCCCAAAAGTCCACATCAATATTCCTTGGGATAAAAAAGGATGATACATGAACTAAGCAAATTGGGACAGACCATATGGAGAGAGGGTCTGATCAGACCATGCTAGGATACTACCAGTAGGGGAGAACCAAACTTTCACAAGTAATACTGGAATTTACGTGGGAAAAGAGAGTAATTACTTTCTATCTCAGAAATCCTTAGATCGAGACAAAGCTGGAAAACTGGATTGAGCCAAATAAGGAATGCGATCATGGAGAATGACGTACATTGTTATGAGCATGCAGAAGGGATTGGCGTTGTTGATGTAGATCTTGAAGAATTGAGACGCAAAGTTCCTCTGTTTCAAGCATTGTCCTTCTACTTTCTTTAATTCTGTCAGTTGAATGATTTAATCTTTCTGTTGACATCAACAGTCTCCCCCTTTGATCAGCAGAAACCTAGCAATATCAATAAATCATCCACAGCAAACCAAACAAGGTAAGCAGTGAATACAAAGAAATatgtcacagagagagagagagagagagagagagagagagagagagagaccatcaTTGCATCTGCCATGCCCGACTCCAGCAAATCGTCTCTGGCAGCCAGATTAGCATTTGGAGATGTAAGTCGTTTTACTTCGGTCTTCAAATTGTTCAGATCAGTTTTATATTCCCTTAACTTGGCAAGAAGCGTTGCTTTGACACTTGGCTGCAGACTGCGCGCCTCAAGGTCCATTTTCCGAATCTACAAGAATCATAAAAGCTCAACATAGGTAACTATTcatgggaaaaagaaaggactaTACTAATTGATAGTGTTATTCTTGTATACCAGGGCTTCGGCATCATCCAAGCCAGCTTTAATTTCAGAaagcttctgcttcttctgctCTGCATATTTATAAGGAACAAACAGCTCACCACAATCAGGtaacaaacaaaaataagttaatttcaTACTTTATCACCCAGTTCCTAGTTACATCTCCAGACCCCTCTACATAATCAACTTCCTTAACCATCAAAGAAATTCTTTAATCTTCTCAAGCTTTTAAATGCCGATCGCAGAGAATAAATCAACAGATAACATGAGGAATAACCATGATCTGGAGTTCAGCATTAACCATAACAAAATGGTAAAAAGACACTCTTCCTCCCAATGTTTTTACACTTGCATTTCCATATGCCCAACCCACAAACGAAAACCAAGACTTTCTTACAATGCATTCCTCAGAATCATTAAAAACCCACAAAGGGCTCCATAGATTCTAAACATTCCATCAAATACATTCACCAATCTATCGAATCAAGAAAACCTTCCCCAATGCATTTCCATATGCCCAACCTACGAACTATAACCAAGACTTTCTTACAATGCATTCCTCGGAACCATTAGAAACCCATAAAGGGCACCCAGAGATTCTAAACATCCCATCAAATACAATCACCAACCTATCGAATCAAGAACACCTCCCCCAACAGCATTGGCAacaacgaaaaagaaaaaaataacatttcgAACATCAAATCACACATTACCTCCGTTA
The nucleotide sequence above comes from Eucalyptus grandis isolate ANBG69807.140 chromosome 2, ASM1654582v1, whole genome shotgun sequence. Encoded proteins:
- the LOC104420010 gene encoding LOW QUALITY PROTEIN: two-component response regulator-like APRR1 (The sequence of the model RefSeq protein was modified relative to this genomic sequence to represent the inferred CDS: deleted 1 base in 1 codon) — translated: MDCLELNLNKEIGDGASGSGGGGVGGSVGKNANKSGGGEGFIDRSKVRILLCDNDTKSSEEVLTLLLKCSYQVTAVRSARQVIDALNAEGPDIDIILAEVDMPMNKGMKMLKYITRDKELRRIPIIMMSAQDEVSIVVKCLRLGAADYLVKPLRTNELLNLWTHMWRRRRMLGLVEKNILSYDFDLIGSDPSDNNTNSTTLLSDDTDDKSRKNANPEIGLSATHEDESGAVAEPPLKGAVNCRPDVPGISDRRTGPCSSGPKKSELKVGESSAFFTYVKSTIVKNTPSTAEQVDGCASVNYRMEEKNQAEDEQAVYDPQAHENGEVWEKSSLGDEFPSGSSVPDSVSLERSCTPPGSADFPQQRNFMEERAPQMPIHATNELRVDLPGLPAQSTYPYYVPGVVNPVMVHSSAQAYQNNLHDLQNHPTSAMLPQYSHLPHFPTHVNGMASFPYYPVGLCLQQGLMSSPHSWPSFGGSSISEAKTNKVDRREAALLKFRQKRKERCFDKKIRYVNRKRLAERRPRVRGQFVRKVNGVNVDLNGQPESADYDEDEAEYEDEDLASRGSTPDAEISGT
- the LOC104420023 gene encoding vesicle transport v-SNARE 13 — translated: MSQVFEGYERQYCEVSANLSRKCTAAAALNGEQKKQKLSEIKAGLDDAEALIRKMDLEARSLQPSVKATLLAKLREYKTDLNNLKTEVKRLTSPNANLAARDDLLESGMADAMMVSADQRGRLLMSTERLNHSTDRIKESRRTMLETEELCVSILQDLHQQRQSLLHAHNNLHGVDENIGKSKKILTAMSRRMSRNKWIIGSIIAALVAAIILILYFKLR